In Leptospira bouyouniensis, the following proteins share a genomic window:
- a CDS encoding FAD-binding oxidoreductase gives MLTPQINLFKKSNPIQAQVLANTRLTPELGKGKRSNQEGDAAVHRITIAIDHSVYPYMIGQSAGIIPPGIDPEKQAKGLADASYTVRLYSIASPSYSFGQTKDNIEFIVKRDNVYDDKGNLLHKGVCSNYLCDLKPGDVVTMTGPAGKKFLLPQTDFFGDVFFFATGTGISPFLGMVEELLVQKLIQFKGQLWLIYGAPYSDEIVLRDYFEDKTKDYSNFHFVTAISREEKNSFDGGKMYITHRAKENAEAIKNAVNGNGKFYICGGPKGMEKGVIQEIMSACGTDLTYEAFKKHLEEKEQLFVETY, from the coding sequence TTGCTTACCCCTCAGATCAATTTATTCAAAAAATCAAATCCCATCCAAGCCCAAGTCCTAGCAAACACTCGTTTGACTCCAGAGCTAGGAAAAGGCAAACGCTCCAATCAAGAAGGCGATGCAGCAGTCCACCGCATTACGATCGCCATCGACCATTCGGTTTATCCATACATGATTGGACAAAGTGCCGGAATCATCCCACCGGGGATTGACCCTGAAAAACAAGCAAAAGGCCTAGCAGATGCAAGTTATACGGTACGTTTGTATTCCATAGCTTCCCCATCCTATAGTTTTGGACAAACAAAGGACAATATTGAATTCATTGTCAAAAGGGACAATGTTTATGATGATAAGGGAAATTTACTCCATAAAGGTGTTTGTTCCAATTATCTCTGCGATCTAAAACCAGGGGACGTTGTCACGATGACAGGACCTGCAGGGAAAAAATTCCTCCTTCCCCAAACCGATTTCTTTGGCGATGTTTTCTTTTTTGCAACAGGGACAGGAATCAGTCCATTCCTTGGAATGGTAGAGGAACTTCTTGTTCAAAAACTCATTCAATTCAAAGGTCAGCTTTGGCTGATTTATGGTGCACCATATTCTGACGAAATTGTTCTCCGTGATTATTTTGAAGACAAAACAAAAGATTATTCCAATTTTCATTTTGTAACTGCAATTAGTCGTGAAGAAAAAAACTCATTTGATGGTGGGAAAATGTACATCACACACCGAGCAAAAGAAAATGCGGAAGCGATTAAAAATGCTGTGAATGGAAACGGTAAGTTTTATATTTGTGGCGGTCCGAAGGGAATGGAAAAAGGAGTCATTCAGGAAATCATGTCTGCTTGTGGAACTGATTTAACATATGAAGCCTTTAAAAAACACCTGGAAGAAAAAGAACAATTATTTGTAGAGACATACTAA
- a CDS encoding DUF3015 domain-containing protein yields MFSSRSIPFVFCRITTISFLILLSFQPVVAEPYGMAGCGLGSMVPVWKNDIGQILAATTNMSFSSQTFGITSGTSNCTNDGIVKKEMAQEVFIAYNEAPLELETSKGSGERIRAMASLLGCPSHALELGKLMKDNHSYLFAKSNLETETRSKEILVRLKTQIASDKNLRLVCIH; encoded by the coding sequence ATGTTTTCTTCTCGAAGTATTCCTTTTGTTTTCTGTCGTATAACAACGATTAGTTTTCTAATCCTACTAAGTTTTCAACCGGTGGTAGCTGAACCATATGGTATGGCGGGTTGTGGTCTCGGTTCGATGGTTCCTGTTTGGAAAAATGATATCGGACAAATTCTTGCCGCTACAACGAATATGAGTTTTTCCTCTCAAACATTTGGAATCACCTCGGGAACTTCCAATTGTACGAATGATGGGATTGTGAAAAAAGAAATGGCTCAGGAAGTTTTCATCGCATACAATGAAGCCCCATTGGAACTTGAAACATCAAAAGGTTCTGGAGAAAGGATTCGTGCTATGGCATCTTTATTAGGTTGCCCTTCCCATGCACTTGAGTTAGGAAAACTTATGAAAGATAACCATTCTTATCTTTTTGCAAAATCAAATTTGGAAACAGAAACAAGATCCAAAGAAATTCTAGTTCGATTAAAAACACAAATTGCTTCTGATAAAAATCTACGTTTAGTCTGTATACATTAA
- a CDS encoding TonB-dependent receptor plug domain-containing protein has protein sequence MTSYLQFIFPILCLFLLFIGEIHAQTRPNGKITKPSSKTEATPLEPKNEATQDPTNIKPNTQSGTEESKPEEQVEEDRFKDLDNKNGIVVTGSRGERRLKDSAVATEVISRKRIEQTGARNLGEVLDTQIGINVTPFFGGSQVQMLGLDSKYVLFLVDGQRVAGRLNNTIDLTRFKVQNIERIEIVKGSSSSLYGADAIGGVINIITKQAEKPEHYQFRTSYGNGRQMNFGSQGEKNMIADVGFKNDFVATNFFGGFNQAGAYDLDPRTPATTGNSFQDNNLGGNMTFNPDGQFKVKTGINYLNRNQAGVDSRATGGVFDRSNMTNDFLALGALEYTYGKRNMVSLRGNFSRWENHYKLDQRNSNELDVKEITNEFSSQGVAQIDHEVHKDHMITAGFESFSEELQTDRLERRNAYRTRRAAFIQDEWVVWRQGFVWRLVPGVRHDVDSQFGGQTTPKIATKVDITSNLVFRASYGKGFRPPSFRELYLRFENPGVGYVVEGNDKLRPEKSTTVNADIEYTPYKFWTLSLSVFRNDITDLIQYSFGTRTSEFANFQLKNVQRAYTRGVEAGSRVRFWKYFALELGYNQTDTRDLTTDRPLEGRALHQGTMNFFVNAPGGWEFALRAKRLDKRPFYSTTNDFTAGTSTALIDQQTKSVEENNKVVYGKPFTLLNVRMEKKFFEGRMSLFLGVDNVLDQYELTYNPIRPRFYYGGLQATF, from the coding sequence ATGACTTCCTACTTACAATTTATTTTTCCAATCCTCTGTCTGTTCCTTCTATTCATAGGAGAGATCCATGCGCAAACTCGTCCGAATGGAAAAATAACGAAACCAAGTTCTAAAACAGAAGCAACTCCTCTCGAACCTAAAAACGAAGCAACACAAGACCCAACAAATATAAAACCTAACACACAATCGGGGACGGAAGAATCAAAACCTGAAGAACAAGTTGAAGAAGATCGGTTCAAAGACTTAGACAACAAAAATGGAATCGTAGTTACCGGATCTCGAGGAGAACGACGTCTCAAAGACTCAGCTGTAGCGACAGAAGTTATTTCTCGTAAACGAATCGAACAAACAGGAGCACGTAACCTTGGTGAAGTGCTTGATACTCAAATTGGAATCAACGTCACACCTTTTTTTGGTGGATCACAAGTACAAATGTTGGGTCTTGATTCCAAGTATGTTTTATTTTTAGTCGATGGCCAACGTGTAGCAGGTAGACTTAATAATACAATCGACTTAACACGTTTTAAAGTGCAAAACATTGAACGTATCGAAATCGTAAAAGGAAGTTCATCTTCCCTTTATGGCGCGGATGCCATTGGTGGGGTGATTAATATCATCACCAAACAAGCAGAAAAACCAGAACATTACCAGTTCCGTACTTCCTATGGAAATGGCCGTCAAATGAACTTCGGATCCCAAGGCGAAAAAAATATGATCGCCGATGTTGGATTCAAAAATGATTTTGTTGCGACTAATTTTTTTGGTGGTTTTAACCAAGCAGGAGCATACGACCTAGATCCGAGAACTCCAGCAACAACAGGTAATTCCTTCCAAGACAATAACCTTGGTGGGAATATGACATTCAATCCAGATGGACAATTCAAAGTCAAAACAGGTATCAATTATTTAAATCGTAACCAAGCTGGTGTGGATTCACGTGCAACTGGAGGTGTGTTTGATCGTTCCAACATGACAAACGACTTCTTGGCATTAGGTGCACTGGAATACACTTATGGAAAAAGAAATATGGTTTCTCTTCGTGGGAATTTTTCTCGTTGGGAAAATCATTACAAATTGGACCAAAGAAATTCCAATGAACTTGATGTAAAAGAAATCACAAACGAATTCTCTTCGCAAGGCGTTGCACAAATTGACCATGAGGTTCATAAGGACCACATGATCACAGCCGGATTTGAATCATTTTCAGAAGAATTACAAACGGACCGATTGGAAAGAAGAAATGCTTACAGAACTAGGAGAGCCGCTTTTATTCAGGATGAATGGGTGGTTTGGCGCCAAGGCTTTGTTTGGCGGTTAGTTCCTGGAGTTCGACATGATGTTGATTCACAATTTGGCGGACAAACCACACCCAAAATTGCTACCAAAGTAGATATCACGAGTAACTTAGTGTTTCGAGCCAGTTATGGAAAAGGGTTTCGCCCACCGTCATTTCGTGAATTGTACTTACGGTTTGAAAACCCTGGTGTTGGATATGTTGTTGAAGGAAATGACAAACTCCGTCCTGAAAAATCAACAACCGTCAATGCGGATATTGAATACACTCCATATAAATTTTGGACTTTGTCGCTAAGTGTTTTTCGAAATGATATCACAGATCTTATCCAATATAGTTTTGGAACAAGAACAAGCGAGTTTGCCAATTTCCAATTAAAGAATGTTCAACGAGCCTATACAAGAGGTGTGGAAGCAGGTTCTCGAGTTCGTTTTTGGAAATACTTTGCTTTGGAACTGGGTTACAACCAAACAGATACTCGTGACCTAACAACGGATAGACCTTTGGAAGGACGTGCACTCCACCAAGGCACGATGAACTTTTTTGTCAATGCTCCAGGTGGCTGGGAATTTGCTCTTCGTGCCAAACGATTAGACAAACGGCCTTTTTATAGTACAACAAATGATTTTACGGCAGGAACAAGTACGGCTCTCATCGACCAACAGACTAAGAGTGTTGAGGAGAACAACAAAGTTGTGTATGGAAAACCTTTCACTCTCCTCAATGTTCGGATGGAGAAAAAATTTTTTGAAGGGAGGATGTCGCTATTTTTAGGAGTAGACAATGTTTTGGACCAATACGAGCTTACATACAATCCTATTCGTCCAAGGTTTTACTATGGCGGGCTCCAAGCTACTTTCTAA
- a CDS encoding HmuY family protein, with amino-acid sequence MKFFVIGILICLSFCARQKAALTDQDLLVNQLITNIINAGNPNALDKIVFSRSIGDGSFSTRFNATNLDFYIYFQFEGNKQIPFSEKDTLTWDIAFNRYKVATNSGETNRFGLGGACKSNTTDFGIASTTSAASQGCTNFTIDVSSTTQGIGGAGAVYVGNPLATEWYFYTIGFLTPKPDIFLIRSGTGNAIYAVHIENYYSDAGTSGYPTIRWKKLP; translated from the coding sequence TTGAAATTCTTTGTTATTGGGATTTTAATCTGTCTTAGTTTTTGCGCCAGACAAAAAGCGGCGCTAACTGACCAAGATTTATTGGTGAACCAACTCATCACCAACATAATAAATGCAGGAAATCCTAATGCCTTAGATAAAATTGTATTCTCTCGTTCCATTGGGGACGGGAGTTTCTCCACAAGGTTCAATGCTACCAATTTAGATTTTTATATTTATTTTCAATTTGAAGGGAATAAACAAATTCCATTTTCAGAAAAAGATACACTCACTTGGGATATAGCATTTAATCGGTATAAGGTGGCAACCAACTCTGGAGAAACCAATCGATTTGGTCTCGGTGGCGCTTGCAAAAGTAATACAACAGATTTTGGAATTGCAAGCACGACATCAGCTGCCTCACAAGGTTGTACCAATTTTACAATCGATGTTTCCTCGACAACACAAGGGATTGGTGGTGCTGGTGCTGTGTATGTCGGGAATCCGCTCGCAACCGAATGGTATTTTTATACAATTGGTTTCTTAACTCCCAAACCAGATATCTTTTTGATTCGGTCTGGTACGGGAAATGCGATCTATGCCGTACATATTGAAAATTATTATAGTGATGCGGGGACTTCTGGTTACCCGACCATCCGATGGAAAAAACTTCCTTAA
- a CDS encoding LIC20153 family lipoprotein — MNSLATKFKTLVLLALIGGLTFQCEKKEDDTDLQSLLAISLVASSQGDCTVNAPPRASINTFQNAVTANGSSSITKTGTVAVVGHQTAALKLTAKNGTRVAMTGNSFVIVYQSSSCPLTTSTRTGFTVTSLSDSNSEFTNSYTLASTGNIDFTTAGDYYIFFYAIPSRGQSASISYTVTGL; from the coding sequence ATGAATTCCCTAGCTACAAAGTTTAAAACATTGGTTCTACTGGCTCTCATAGGTGGACTCACCTTCCAGTGTGAAAAAAAAGAAGACGATACGGATTTGCAGAGTTTATTGGCGATTAGCTTAGTAGCAAGTTCTCAAGGAGACTGTACCGTTAATGCTCCTCCAAGAGCAAGTATCAATACTTTCCAAAATGCGGTTACAGCAAATGGATCATCTTCCATTACGAAAACAGGAACCGTAGCAGTTGTTGGTCATCAAACAGCAGCACTCAAATTAACTGCAAAAAATGGTACAAGAGTAGCTATGACGGGAAATTCGTTTGTCATCGTTTACCAATCTTCAAGCTGTCCATTAACTACATCTACACGAACTGGATTCACAGTAACGTCGCTTTCTGATTCTAATAGTGAGTTTACAAACTCCTATACATTAGCTTCAACTGGGAATATCGATTTCACTACCGCAGGAGATTATTATATATTCTTCTATGCCATTCCGTCTAGAGGTCAATCGGCTTCCATTTCATATACGGTTACTGGGTTATAA
- a CDS encoding sensor domain-containing protein, producing the protein MSLKQITIYIEESEINFYNRLLRDITNIETCHVHSFPSILKIKPGTIQESAVFLFWNDSNAMEKQKFIFEHFPESPYVILSQNILTPEELSQVAHPTFLHLSEPTYSVGTLDLVLNFAERLIEDMNRSIAYDKIREKVVVLENVFEESLDILMQIDPNTKQIINANKQAVVVLEYGLDEIVGKEFSYFMPPVEVDEDVEFAGNLIESTALRTKSGRLIPTESSFRLFPVNGKMAIWATFRDITERKRSQEQVKNQKAFYEFILDNLDSDIAVLNSNFEYEYTNPVFLSNREIRKWVYKKTDIDLAEKLDLPPEFYERRKKFLDIAAKDNEIVEFEELIQDQNDKVTYLLRKYIPIDDSETNQKRFISFGVDITERKLSEERITYLAYYDALTGLSNRTLFIDHANQALKNHKSTETLLAFYFFDIDNFKFINDSLGHTKGDILLQMVGARLKRVMTEVDTVARFGGDEFAILKVDVPNKSAAAEFAQKILDILSQPFHIMGRDLFTTISMGIALSPNDGVSSAELLKNSDMAMYKAKELGRNNYKFYTNELILRSEKRLYIENSLRKAIQNEELILFFQPKISTITNQVCGAEALIRWKHPERGWVPPIEFIPVAEDSGIIERIGDWVLEEACRLKKTWCEMNLPRFPLSINVSGKQLARANWSHRVQATILQYGIDPEEIELELTESSIMENPEKSIEAFEYLSELGIKVSIDDFGTGYSSLSYLKKINADVIKIDRSFVVDLELNEDDRAICKAIINMAHSLGLEVIAEGVENSAQRDLLHDLGCHMIQGYFYSKPLPESEFVAFVKKFNESAKTN; encoded by the coding sequence ATGTCACTTAAGCAGATCACAATCTATATAGAAGAGTCAGAAATAAATTTCTATAATCGATTATTAAGGGACATAACAAACATTGAAACATGTCATGTCCATAGTTTTCCTTCAATCTTAAAGATCAAACCTGGAACCATTCAAGAATCTGCTGTCTTTTTGTTTTGGAATGATTCCAATGCAATGGAAAAACAGAAATTTATTTTTGAACATTTTCCAGAGTCACCATATGTTATTTTATCTCAGAACATACTTACACCAGAAGAGTTGTCGCAAGTAGCTCATCCAACGTTTCTACATTTATCAGAACCAACATACTCGGTTGGAACTTTAGATTTGGTTTTAAACTTCGCAGAACGCCTGATAGAAGACATGAATCGATCAATTGCTTATGATAAAATCCGTGAGAAGGTTGTTGTATTAGAAAACGTGTTTGAAGAATCACTTGATATTTTAATGCAAATCGACCCAAACACCAAACAAATCATCAATGCTAACAAACAAGCTGTCGTTGTATTAGAATATGGATTGGATGAAATTGTTGGTAAAGAATTTTCCTACTTTATGCCACCTGTAGAGGTAGATGAAGATGTTGAATTTGCAGGCAATTTAATTGAGAGTACTGCTTTACGAACTAAATCTGGAAGATTGATTCCAACTGAGTCCTCCTTCCGTTTGTTTCCTGTAAATGGTAAGATGGCAATTTGGGCCACCTTTCGTGATATCACTGAACGCAAACGATCCCAGGAACAGGTCAAAAACCAAAAAGCATTTTATGAATTCATTTTGGATAATTTGGATTCCGATATTGCAGTATTAAATTCCAACTTTGAATATGAATACACGAACCCAGTTTTTTTATCCAATCGTGAGATTCGTAAATGGGTTTATAAAAAAACAGATATAGATCTTGCTGAAAAACTAGACCTACCACCAGAATTTTATGAACGTCGAAAAAAATTCTTAGATATAGCAGCAAAAGACAATGAAATTGTCGAATTTGAAGAACTCATCCAAGATCAAAATGACAAGGTTACTTATTTACTAAGAAAATATATTCCTATCGATGATTCAGAAACAAATCAAAAACGATTTATTAGTTTTGGTGTTGATATTACGGAAAGAAAGTTATCGGAAGAAAGAATCACCTATCTTGCATACTACGATGCTCTTACTGGATTGTCTAATCGAACTTTATTTATAGATCATGCCAATCAAGCATTGAAAAATCATAAATCTACAGAAACTTTACTCGCCTTTTATTTTTTCGATATCGATAATTTTAAATTCATCAATGATAGTTTGGGTCATACAAAAGGTGATATTTTATTACAAATGGTAGGTGCAAGGCTCAAACGGGTGATGACAGAAGTGGATACCGTTGCTCGTTTTGGTGGGGATGAGTTTGCAATTCTGAAAGTTGATGTCCCCAACAAAAGTGCTGCTGCTGAGTTTGCACAAAAAATTTTAGATATCCTTAGCCAACCTTTTCATATTATGGGTCGCGATTTGTTTACCACAATTAGTATGGGAATTGCACTATCACCTAACGATGGAGTCTCTTCCGCTGAATTATTAAAAAATTCAGACATGGCTATGTATAAAGCAAAGGAACTAGGTCGCAATAATTATAAATTTTATACAAACGAACTTATCTTACGATCTGAAAAAAGATTGTACATCGAGAATTCACTTCGAAAGGCAATTCAAAACGAAGAGTTGATACTATTTTTCCAACCAAAAATTTCAACTATTACCAATCAAGTTTGTGGTGCTGAAGCACTTATACGTTGGAAACACCCAGAACGCGGTTGGGTCCCACCTATTGAATTTATCCCGGTTGCAGAAGACTCAGGAATCATCGAAAGGATCGGGGATTGGGTTTTGGAAGAAGCTTGCAGATTAAAAAAAACTTGGTGTGAAATGAATTTACCAAGATTTCCACTAAGTATCAATGTGAGTGGAAAACAGCTAGCGCGTGCTAACTGGTCACATCGCGTACAGGCAACCATTTTACAATATGGAATTGATCCTGAAGAAATTGAATTGGAACTCACAGAGAGTTCTATCATGGAAAATCCTGAGAAAAGTATCGAAGCTTTTGAATATTTATCAGAATTAGGAATCAAAGTTTCGATCGATGATTTTGGAACTGGTTATAGCTCATTAAGTTATTTAAAAAAGATCAATGCAGATGTGATCAAAATTGATCGGTCTTTTGTTGTTGATTTAGAACTCAATGAAGATGACCGGGCAATTTGCAAAGCGATCATCAATATGGCACATTCATTAGGTCTCGAAGTGATTGCAGAAGGAGTAGAAAACTCTGCCCAAAGGGATTTATTACATGATTTGGGATGTCATATGATCCAAGGTTATTTTTATAGCAAACCATTGCCTGAATCAGAATTTGTTGCGTTTGTGAAAAAATTTAACGAATCTGCCAAAACAAATTAG
- a CDS encoding M23 family metallopeptidase, producing the protein MVRFISIVSLIFFFVQAVPAESREVKKKTPKHTSSSGNYFVKKEEKNFSLLMEARRFGRGEVIFLRLTPKDKKWINESYKVSWLGKDVILTKRENSMIAFLPISPDTPAGAMTLEIVSKIFFVKRGQKQYQIILEPTKFQVIKKNQQIKVDEKFVTKELPKEVLDFIQECKNAKEAAFAKSSQLQFQKNFKNPLESIYITSKFYVRRDYNNKQGRPHGGVDFRGKTGTPIYAIQDGTVVLAQKTYYEGNFTIIDHGNKIFSFYMHQDEIKVKVGEVVKQGQQIGSIGTTGMSTGPHLHLGAKINGVLVDPLSLIALQSIAESN; encoded by the coding sequence ATGGTCCGTTTTATTTCTATTGTTTCTCTCATTTTCTTTTTTGTCCAAGCTGTTCCTGCGGAGTCCCGGGAAGTAAAAAAGAAAACACCAAAACATACATCAAGTTCAGGGAATTATTTCGTAAAAAAAGAAGAGAAGAATTTTTCACTCCTCATGGAAGCTCGTCGTTTTGGAAGAGGAGAAGTGATCTTTTTAAGGTTAACACCCAAAGACAAAAAATGGATCAATGAATCCTACAAAGTGAGCTGGCTAGGCAAAGATGTGATCCTTACGAAACGGGAGAATAGTATGATTGCCTTTTTGCCGATCTCACCTGACACTCCGGCAGGCGCGATGACATTGGAAATCGTTTCCAAAATTTTTTTTGTTAAACGCGGCCAAAAACAATACCAAATCATTTTAGAACCAACCAAATTCCAAGTGATCAAAAAAAACCAACAGATCAAAGTGGATGAAAAATTTGTGACCAAAGAACTACCTAAAGAAGTTTTGGATTTTATACAAGAATGTAAAAACGCAAAAGAAGCAGCTTTTGCAAAATCAAGCCAATTACAATTCCAAAAGAATTTTAAAAATCCACTTGAATCAATTTATATCACTAGCAAATTCTATGTTAGGCGAGATTATAACAATAAACAAGGACGGCCACATGGTGGAGTTGATTTTCGTGGCAAAACGGGAACACCTATTTATGCCATCCAAGATGGTACCGTTGTATTAGCTCAGAAAACTTATTATGAAGGTAATTTTACAATTATTGATCATGGAAACAAAATTTTTTCCTTTTATATGCACCAAGATGAAATCAAAGTTAAGGTTGGTGAAGTTGTAAAACAAGGCCAACAAATTGGATCAATTGGTACAACAGGAATGTCAACGGGTCCCCATCTACATTTAGGTGCTAAAATCAATGGTGTTCTGGTGGATCCACTTTCTTTGATTGCATTACAATCAATTGCGGAATCGAATTGA
- a CDS encoding voltage-gated chloride channel family protein: MKIPKRMYAKIHRHLINIEQAPIFFYVIRWTFVSLLVGVFAGFASAIFLKSLDFVTNYRENNLWIIYLLPIAGLAIGLLYHYFGQMVIKGNNQLIEEIHNPKKIVPLRMAPLVLLGTIITHLFGGSTGREGTAVQMGGAVADQLTYIFRFRPRDRKILIICGISAGFSSVFGTPLAGAVFGLEVYVLGRLRYNAIFPSLLSAILADFFCKFWNVGHTDYSQLIQIVPELSLFLLVVSIFVGILFGLTGMSFGMLTHFFTKQFRNIIPYPPLRPFIGGVLIVLFFILTTSTRYLGLGVPIIVQSFSEPIPIYDFLIKMFSTSFTLGAGFKGGEVTPLFFIGSTLGSSLSEIFPLPRSLMAGMGFVGVFAAAANTPLACTFMAIELFGINSAIYMGITCVTAYLFSGHTGIYSSQVIGDPKHLILGKEVGQKLSEKKKMKNLKIKKR, translated from the coding sequence TTGAAAATACCAAAACGAATGTATGCAAAAATTCATCGACACCTAATCAATATTGAGCAAGCACCAATATTTTTTTATGTGATCCGTTGGACTTTTGTTTCATTGTTGGTTGGTGTATTCGCCGGTTTTGCTTCAGCAATTTTTCTAAAGTCTTTAGATTTTGTGACAAATTATAGAGAAAACAATCTTTGGATTATCTATTTATTACCGATCGCTGGTTTAGCAATTGGCCTTTTGTATCATTACTTTGGACAAATGGTGATTAAAGGAAATAACCAACTCATCGAAGAGATTCATAATCCAAAAAAAATTGTCCCTCTTCGAATGGCTCCCTTAGTTTTATTAGGAACAATTATAACACATTTATTCGGTGGATCTACAGGTAGAGAAGGGACAGCCGTACAAATGGGTGGTGCCGTCGCTGACCAACTAACATATATTTTTCGATTTCGACCAAGAGACCGGAAAATTCTAATTATATGTGGAATCTCTGCAGGATTTTCATCAGTATTTGGTACTCCACTTGCGGGTGCAGTTTTTGGATTGGAAGTTTATGTATTGGGAAGATTACGATACAATGCAATTTTTCCTTCTCTTTTGTCTGCGATTTTAGCTGATTTTTTTTGTAAATTTTGGAATGTCGGGCATACTGATTATTCCCAGTTGATCCAAATTGTACCTGAATTGTCTCTGTTTCTTTTAGTTGTTTCCATTTTCGTTGGCATCTTGTTTGGACTGACTGGAATGAGTTTTGGTATGTTAACTCATTTTTTTACCAAACAATTTCGAAACATAATTCCCTATCCTCCCTTACGTCCTTTTATCGGTGGAGTTTTGATCGTTTTATTTTTTATATTAACAACGAGTACTCGTTATTTGGGCTTGGGTGTTCCTATTATTGTACAGAGTTTCTCGGAACCAATTCCAATTTATGATTTTTTGATCAAAATGTTTTCTACATCATTTACACTTGGTGCCGGGTTTAAAGGAGGAGAAGTGACACCACTTTTTTTCATCGGATCTACACTTGGATCCTCCTTATCTGAAATATTCCCATTACCAAGATCATTGATGGCTGGAATGGGATTTGTAGGAGTTTTCGCTGCTGCTGCAAACACACCACTTGCCTGTACATTCATGGCAATTGAACTTTTTGGAATCAATTCAGCGATTTATATGGGAATTACCTGTGTCACAGCTTATCTTTTTAGCGGGCATACTGGGATCTATTCATCGCAAGTGATTGGGGATCCGAAACATTTAATTTTAGGTAAAGAAGTGGGTCAAAAACTGAGCGAGAAAAAAAAGATGAAAAATTTAAAAATCAAAAAGAGATAA
- a CDS encoding MBL fold metallo-hydrolase, translating into MIRVSKSKIVTLFILSATVVFVLFFLGYPNQTLKLEPNKQSHSIPKPKGKSNLVFSILKTGEAKTLEAFVIEGGSVLKLVTVNHSSFYIQHPNGNFLFDTGLGTKIEEQFTVFPLYLKILMDYKLIQTTKDQLSSNGVDPNTISDVFFSHLHWDHASGLKDYPNANIHSVKDELNHPDIALGYIPSQFDGDSVKWKHLTFTDQPYASYAKSYDWFGDGSAVFVPMKGHSEGSVGLFLHTENGDVYFLTGDIVWRKEGFLELKHKPRGARWIVDYNVDELGEEISRVHELINENPNLIVIPAHDNDAQTPLGYYPKNIGAIKLTSMH; encoded by the coding sequence ATGATAAGAGTATCAAAAAGTAAAATCGTCACATTATTTATATTAAGTGCGACAGTCGTATTTGTTTTGTTCTTTTTGGGATATCCCAATCAAACACTGAAACTGGAACCAAATAAACAATCTCATTCGATTCCTAAACCAAAGGGTAAGTCCAATTTGGTTTTTTCTATTTTGAAAACTGGTGAAGCAAAAACTTTGGAAGCTTTTGTCATCGAAGGTGGATCTGTATTAAAATTAGTAACCGTTAACCATTCTAGCTTTTACATCCAACACCCAAATGGAAATTTTTTATTTGATACTGGACTTGGAACTAAAATTGAGGAACAATTTACTGTGTTTCCTTTGTATCTAAAAATATTGATGGATTACAAACTTATCCAAACAACAAAGGATCAACTTTCATCAAATGGGGTAGATCCCAATACAATTTCTGATGTATTTTTCTCGCACCTCCATTGGGACCATGCTAGTGGTCTAAAAGACTATCCAAATGCCAATATCCATAGTGTCAAAGATGAACTCAACCATCCAGACATCGCACTTGGTTACATACCCTCACAATTTGATGGTGATTCTGTTAAATGGAAACATTTAACTTTTACCGATCAACCTTATGCTTCTTATGCGAAGAGTTATGATTGGTTTGGGGATGGATCAGCGGTTTTTGTTCCTATGAAAGGACATAGCGAAGGGTCAGTGGGTTTATTTTTACATACGGAAAATGGTGACGTTTATTTTTTAACAGGTGATATTGTTTGGAGAAAAGAAGGTTTTCTAGAGTTAAAACACAAACCTAGAGGGGCAAGATGGATTGTGGATTATAATGTGGATGAACTTGGAGAAGAAATCTCTCGTGTTCATGAACTAATCAATGAAAATCCAAATCTAATTGTGATCCCAGCCCATGACAATGATGCACAAACTCCTCTTGGTTATTATCCAAAAAATATTGGAGCGATTAAACTAACATCAATGCATTGA